The following nucleotide sequence is from Synchiropus splendidus isolate RoL2022-P1 chromosome 1, RoL_Sspl_1.0, whole genome shotgun sequence.
CTTAATATTGTGGAGCAAAGGATTTTGTCTGGGTGTTTTCATGCGTTTGCAGCAGTTTCTTCTTTGTCTGGTGCCATAACTCTGGAAACCAGCTAGTGTCGTTCATAAAGAGGCAGAAATAATGATGAATATTAGCAGCCGGGTTGACGAGCAGTTGGTCTCACATGCTTGTGCAGTCAGTTCAAATATTGACCCCCAGCTCCCGTGCAGCAGTCATGGGATGTTTGCCTTGCTCATGAGCAACTTGACTGGTGTTTGCTCTGTCGCCACGCTCGCTCGACAGACGGCTGAGGCCTGTTGTTTCAAGATGGAGGCCCAGCTCAGTCGAGTCACCGTGGACTGCTTGTCGTACGACGTCGTCATTATTTGTTCGCTTCACTTTCTGTGGctttgctgctgttgtgtttgtcggCCTGGTGGAGCCTGCAGACTTGGTGCGTTTCTCACAGTCACATGTTTCCTGACTGACGCACGAGGACGCACAATCCTCTGTCTGTTTCAAACTCAAGAGCGTCAGGTGTTGTGCCGCTTCCTGTTGGAGCGGCGAGAAACGGTCAATgaccccccctccaccctcaTCTCAACTGACACCTCTGAGCAGTATCGATCATTTCCTGCTACTGTGTCAGCGCCGCTGTCGTCAGCATCAGCGGACAAAAACAAACCCGGCTCCGTCAATAAAGCCcggccacagacacacacagcacgTCCTGTCAAGCATCTGCAGCTTCCCTCgtgaaaaaacatcaacacaatTTGAAAGATTTCTGCCGTGGAGCTCACATGAAATTACAGTCTGCAGTAGATGCGAAGACACTCGACAGCTGCCGAGCACAAGGATCCAAGAGTTCAGCTGCAGAGGACATTCGCTTTGCAGTTGGATATCAGGGGGCGTTTCAGTACTAAACATTGCCTCAGACTTCAGAATTCATTTTCAAGGTGTAATACTTGAGAAATTTGGCTATTCCACTATTTGTTATTGTACTTTATTATACTCAATACCCTGTTGATATTTAATGAGTCATTAAAACTCGTGGGGTCGgtccacacaaaaacatcattttatttgATCAGAGCTTTAACATTTGCTGTGAGTGGTGGGACTTGCACAGATGTGTGAGTGGGgaggacgtttttttttttttttcaaaacggaTAATAGAAGTTTTGAAATGATGCTGTGGTTTTCCTGGAAGTGAGCGGAGAGCCTTCCGTTCTCTATGAAGCTGCTGCTTTCTTATCAAGGGACGACCCAAGGCTCTCTGTGTCACAGAGGAAGGATGAGCTCAAGTTTTCACTGCTCTGATACTACTATGTCATTTATTTCCAGGGTGGACCGGTGGAGATCCTGCCATTCCTCTACCTCGGCAGCGCCCTGCACGCCTCCAAAAAGGAGGTTCTGGACGCCATGGGAATCTCTGCCTTGCTCAACGTGTCATCCGACTGTCCGAACCACTTTGAGGGAGCGTACCAGTACAAATGTATCCCTGTGGAGGACAACCACAAAGAAGACATCAGCTGCTGGTTCCTGGAGGCCATCGAGTTCATaggtcagtctgtctgtgtgtgtttgtgtgtgtgagagtgtgtcgcTGGTTTACTGATGCTGGTGACACGGTGTTGGTGACAGCATCAAATGTCTTTTGGCTGTTGGGTCTCAGTCACTTTCCAtggtttattcatttcattctgccCATCAAAATATGCTAATATAATGTCGAGAAATGTGTATTTACATCGAGGTTTATTCAGTGAAATGATAACATGAAATGCCAGTTTCAATTGAATGTTGAAAGATTTTGTTGCTTACTTTATGGGGAGGAGACAATCAATAAATGACCAAATATTTGTGGATGGTAGGgtgtattttattgtcatttggaAGTGATACATGACGTAGTTTGTGAGTATGAATCACCTCCGGACTGTCACACCAGTAGTGAAGTTGCGGATGAAAACACATTGCAGAATTATTAACAGGAGAaaataaatccttttttttatccCCTGACTCTTTCCTCGGCACATTTCacaggaaagaaaaataatccgAGACACAGACGTTGACATTTGCGATGAGAAAATATTGCCTGTGATGTCGTGTGAGCTTTGCAAATCTGCGTGTGTGCCTTCGCTTCCTGTGcgctctgctgtgtgtgtgtgtgtgtgtgtgtgtgtgtgtgtgtgtgtgtgtgtgtgtgtgtgtgtgtgtgtgtgtgtgtgtgtgtgtgtgtgtgtgtgtgtgtgtgtgtgtgtgtgtgtgtgtgtgtgtgtaggtgctGGTATGCGTCATAGATAGCTGCTGAGGGACCAGATTCTGACTCATCCACTGTTACCCAGTGAACAGACGTTACGTTGGAGTTACCTGAGAACTTGCTGCGTGTGTGCAAATACAGAACTGGAGATTTAAGGATGAGCAGAGAAATACGTGAATCTGTCTTTCACCCAGCTGCAGGACAATAAGGGAACCTATGTGAAGTCCAGGTCACGCTCAGTTAAGCTCTGCCGCAAAGTGGTCcggctttgtttatttatgtctttatttatttttaattcaagatATGAGAAGCTGGTCCCCTGGATGTCTTGCATTTAgtattcatgacaataaagttgactTTGACTCAAGTGTAGAAGCGCTGACTCACCATGTTTGTATGAGCATGTGCGTTAAACAACAAATGAAGTTCCTCGTAGACGTCCACTTATTCTGTTTAGAATTTCCTCATCATATTTTGAGCTGTTTGCTTGGATGGCACCAGCTTCACTGCTCTAACTGTAGAAATGCCATTATAGATGCTGATCAAAAGCATCAAATTCTGGGCGGCGTTAATGGAAGGCAGGACGTGAACCAAGGAGGGACATTTGTCACATCGTGGCCAGATTTGGAAAAGTGTTTGTAAAGACCTTGTGGCTAAATTGTGACTGGTTTAGTTACTCATCCGTCCGTCTGTCACTCATTTTTCCCACAAAGAAGTTCAAACACAAATCATTTCCTGACTCTCCAGTCACTGGTTGCTCAgcgcaggtcaaaggtcatctctCTTCAGACGCAGTTGTTAAATGCAAACATttgatgttgtgttttaaaGCGTCATCaatttgtttgttgtctttCTATAACAACAATAATCCGCATCACAACACTCATTTTTCATCCCTTATAAATGGTAAATTCTTCagttgtattttaaatgtattaattttttCACCTTATTCCAAAATTGtatctgtatgtttttttttttcaagttgctTCAGATCAATATTGATCAGAATTTCAGATAAATATGTCAGTTTGTTGCGGGAAAACTGTCTTTTCTcaaatgattttattattatatctattattttattctattattattatacattatttatCTTTTCAGTCCTGATTTGTTTGCACTCATATCCCATCCATCCCTCTTCTTCACGTGTTTATGTGCTTGAACCTGGAACTCAAGCTTGAAACAGTCACGTGTGTGACTCTGCTTTTGTCCCTCTCACGCCGCTGATGTGAATAACTGTAACGGCAGACGGGCTTTACAGTCAggactgacctttgacctctcttcCATCAGACTCGGTACGGGACACCAGCGGCAGAGTCCTGGTCCACTGTCAGGCCGGCATCTCCCGCTCGGCCACCATCTGCCTGGCCTacctgatgaagaggaagcgCGTGCGTCTGGACGAGGCCTTTGAGTTTGTGCGTCGGCGCCGCAGCATCATCTCCCCCAACTTCAGCTTCATGGGTCAGCTGCTGCAGTTCGAGTCCCAGCTGCTGGCCACCTCCTGCGCGGCAGAAGCTGCCGCCACGGCCAGCCCGCTGCTGGGCCCCAAGtcctcctccaccgccgccTCCACCACGCCCACACCCACCTCGCCGTTCATCTTCAACTTCCCGGTGTCGGTGGTGAACTCAGCCTACCTGCACCACAGTCCCATCACCACCTCGCCCGGCTGCTGATGGGCGACCGAGCACAAACTGTGGTGTCAACACGTGGTTCTTCCAGCTGAAAAGATGTCGCGGTGCCTGACTCTGAACCTTGAACCTAatgagcgcacacacacttgtacacacacacacaaacacactctcactgGCGGGAGGATCGCACTCGTGACTCTCAGTGTAAagctctgttgccatggagatgacTAGTCTTAAGGAGAGGAGATggacacaggaaggaaggagaaatCTCAAGCACCTGCTCTTTCCCTCTTTGGCTGTCCAACaaaagagatggatggaggaagCGGCGGAGGAGGGTGACAGAAAGCAGTGGCCTCTTTAGTGACAGGTGCTCCGACCGGAGTTTCCTGcgccccctccaccccccaccccctcacctTCCTCTCATCCCCTTTCATGATCCCCCCTCCTCTCAtctctgcttctcatctcctccTGACTCAATAGacgaaataaatcaaataagaTGCCAAAAAAGGAGGGGCCATGGCAGCGTCTGAGGAGAGCGACCCTCCCACTCTCGCCTCCCTGTGGTATCCCAGCACCACCCACTGAGAGGTGACGGCACAAGATGTTTCGGACACACTGGGTGTCGTCTCTCTTCGCGACATCTCCACTCTGTTGGGCGATTTGCTACTTTGTGGCCTGACAGCTTCAGTAGAAGAGCAGAGCTCCATCACTCACTCCAAATCCAACCTAAAGAAGTGGCGTGTGACAAAGCACTTCCTTGGATTTGTTTCATGTAAACATTGGTACGCAACTGTAATTCAGAGTCATCAAACTGGTCCTTTTAACAAGTTTGTGCCTTGAACACAAGTTGGGACGTTGTTGggactttatttttgtttttaaacttctgCCAGTCATTGAGAGGAATGTTGAAGCATTTCAGCTTTCAACTGTGAccatctctgtccatcactcgcCATCCACATAGCTGAAAATGATGCGAAGAACTCAGGTTAGCAACAGCTCCAGACGCACCACAGGTATCCGATCCAAGCTTGTCGTTGCAGCTAAACCTTTGATGAAGATTTTGTAACGTCCGGAATGTTTTCTCTACAGCGACAGTCAGTAGCACCATGACGCAATACCAAACTCCCCACCGTCCGGTCAGCGCACCACACACAGTCACGGCCTGCACAAACACACGACAGGGTTCAGCGTTCAAACCTTCTTCTGTATCGACGATTGTCTCTCCGTAGCACTTTAAAGTGATGCAATACTGtacttaatttaatttattgatcTGCACAATACGGTGACGAGGGGCCTGTCGTGGGGGCCCCCGTGCGCAGGAGAGCAGAGAGCCAATCGGTAAACCAGGCAATACTTTGTACCGTGAGTGTGGTCAGcgtccatctgtctgtgtccgtccatctgtctgacTGTCATGGCAATATCGACCCTCCTCTTTCTACCTGTAAATAGATAGTTGTACATAGCCAGAAGAGTTTGCCCTCAATTTTATTGTGACATGAtctgtgcatttatttattactgaAATCCACCGTTGAATAAACAATGTTCTTAATGAACTCGACGAGTTTGGGTCTTCTGTGTGGAGCACGGCCAGCGGGAAACAGTGCACACACGTGCTGAGAGCCGACTGGAGAACACCAAAATATGtcagatgtcaaagaagaaatacaattgaaaatgcaatacacacacacacctctcattgccataaccctttccccagcctctcaccctaaacctaaccatccaaaacacatggctcaccttaaccaggacactgaaccaaactgaaacccaataatagtgacccagttattttgaagtcttcagcTTCATTTTGAGGCGTAACCTCATGGGGTCCAACCAAACGGCCCCCACAGTCTTTggtcaggaattggtccccaaaaagtaggataaacaagcccacacaaacacacacacacatccttatAGATACTGTGCACGTCTGTCACACAGTACAGTACAGGCCACAggtttggacacaccttcttATTCAATCCATTTTCTTAAGTTCCACAGCTTtgtagattctcactgaagaCGCCAGaactatgaatgaacacatgtggaattatgtagtaaacaaagaagtgtgtgtttctatttttttattctacAAAACAGCCACCCTTTGCTTTGATGACTGCTTTGCTCAATCTTGGCTTTCTGGCCGtgagcttcatgatggagtCACCTGCTCAACAGGTGACTCCATCATGAATATCATTAATAAGGCTGGGGGTTTGTGGGgctgccaacaaagcaaaagctGGTTACTTTGAGTCTTCtaaaacatgaaacatatttagagttATCCCACATTTTATTCTTTGCGACATAATTCCATGTATCCTGCTTCATATGTCTGACGTCTTCAGTGTGTATCTACAATGCTGAAAGTTtgtagtaaaaataaagaaaaagactgAATCAGAAACTTTTGGCCTGTACTGTAAGAAGAGGTCTTATACGGCAGCTTTGTCACTTGAATGTCAAAGGTCTGGAGTTATTGTTTTCAGTTATTCACGACTCAAGTCAAAGCCCAAAAACtaagaatataataataacacttttggatgaaaacatattttaacaGTCAGTTTGGAGAAATTCCGCTGAAATATAGTCAGGAAAAGATGTATAGGAGATGTTTTGTTCAATTGGACAATTGGAGGAGCGTTTTTAATACGTACGATTCAGAACGTCTCATCTTTCGAGGCCTTAAGTATCGAGTAAGTATCAAGCTTTTTTACTCTTTAAAAACCAGTAAGAAGCCTGGATTCTGATGAAACGTTCATGCCAGTTCGTTCAGACAACTGTTCCAGATCTCGAAaacaaagaataagaaaatCGATCGAGCGTTCGCTGTTCCTGAACTAGATAAAAAGGCGGGGGCACGCAGTCACCAACAGTTCCTGCCAAGGCAGCCGAGCTCGTCAGTGGTACACAACAGATGGATCTAAATAAAACTACAACACCGTTCAATACGCAGTGCCTCGCGTTTTTATCGGTAAGCAGCGCCACCCAGTGGAAACAATGGAACACTATAGGCGGAATTTTATTGGACGACTCAGGATGTTCCGGAAAATTGAGCGAAGTTACGAGGCGTTTTCTTCCGATCACTGAGTCAGCAGAGTCACAGAACGAGTGACGTTGGTTAGCAAGacacatcctcctcttcttcttcctcttctctcaaacctacaaacctcatgtcctccttcaccacctccataaatcttcctctccaccttctgcctggcattTCCAACCTTAACATTTTCCTACCAATGtagtggctctctctcctctgtacatgtccaaaccatctccatctagcctctgactttgtctcctaaacacctgacatgtgctgtccctctgatctactgctccctgatcctatccatcctgctcaccaCAAAGAGAACCTCAGCACCtgcatctctgctacctccagctctgcctcctgtcttttcctgagtgacactgtttccaaaccatacaacattgctggcctcaccactgttttgtacaccttccctttcatccttgccgacacccttttgtcacacatcacacctgacacttttctccaatgattccaccctgtctgcacctgcttcttcacctcttcctcacactctccatcgccctggacagttgagcctaagtacttaaaatcctccaccttctttatctctacatcctgtaacttcacctgtccacttggctccctctcattcacacacatgtattccgtcttactgcggctaaccttcattcctctcctttctaaggcaaacctccacctccaaAACCTGCGACAGCTCTTCTTGGTTCGGGACTAAAGCAGAATCACAAGGAACGACAAAAAAGgttattaaatcattttaatatacatttttttctgcctttgaccaaagacacaaacactCTTAAGTCAAAAACAAGCACTTGGTCCGAGAGAGGAAACGTCCCAGAATGGTTCTGAAGACCCGTCATGTCTCGCTGCACTCTAGCGCCGCCTTGCTTACGCGTGGtcctgtttctttgtttctagtGACATAAACCaaagaaaataacatgaaaacacGGACAGTCGTATGATGAGGTTAAGAGGTTTGATTGAAAGCTGAGTTAAAAGCTTCATACATCggcgtcgtcgtcgtcgtcatggcaacagtgCGGGTTCTGTACACACCTGCGATCAGCCCCTGCTGAGTTTATGTCCCGCTGGTTCAACACATTTTAAAGTTGCAAATGAACATAAAAACTCTTTACTGTGAGAAGTTGAACACAAACGTTCCCACGCTCGTATGTCAGGAGTAAAAACTCTTCCCGCAAATACATTCAAACGCGTGTGACCAGTGTCACGGTTGATTCAGTGCCGCTTTCGTACATTTTTAACACGATTTTTAAAAGTCATCTTGGGAAAGTTTACTTGTAAATATGCAACTTTAAAAGGTGAAAGCTTCATCAATCCGTTGTTTCTTCCTGCGTTTGTCTTGAATGACGCCAAAACCGACGTTGTTTTTTGAGCGCCACACAATGACAACGACGTTTTCTGGAGGCGTCACCAAAACGGGTGTTCAAAATTCACATTTCAAAATAGAAATTTCAATCAAAATGCACAGCTTTAAAGACCTTAAATAAATATTGGTAACTCCCACGTCGAGCGCCACCCGCCGTAGTTCCAGCAACTTGCCTCTAGATGGCGGCAGAGCAAGACAGAAGCGCAGTGGAAAGGCAGCAGTTTTCATGTAAACATCGTCAGGAGGAGCGACAGTGGACCCGTCTGACACTGATGGCTCGGCTGCACCAGACGCAAACATGACTCACCCAAAATATAGCTTTAATGCCATTGCTCAACATCGACTTGAGTGTTTTGATTGAATTCTGACTTCGAGAGTTATGAGCGGGTACAAGGTGGTGTCACGTTGTGGAAGTTAGACCTCAGTTTGAAAAAGCGGTTCAGAAGATGAAGAGTTGTTGTCTGGTGCAGTTTGTGTTAGCTGTGCAAATCTCTGTCTCACACAGTGTCAAAGTCTGGTTTCAGTCAGTGGGCTTCAAAAGGAATGGGCTTCTGCTCAAGCCTGCGAGAAAACCTGTCTTTGAAGACAAAGATCTCCATCCAAATCCGTCGCCAGTGATTCAGACCGATGTTTGAGCGCGTAAGGCCGAGGTTAGCTTGTATTTCGGTGATTCAATTAAGACAAACAGATCCTGTGTGGATCAAGAAGATGGCGACTGGTTCTAGAAAGGGGCAAATGTGAAGCCCTGGTTAAGCTGGAGTCCGAGGCTCAGCTCATGCTGTGGGTTCTGTCCGCTTCAGTACGTCCACAGTAATCTCTGTCGCTCATATTCATTCCAGTCATTTTGTTTTACAAAAGAACAACACAAAtgttgctgcttttttttttcttccttcgaCACACGCTGTATCAAATCATCTGATCCCAAGTCCAGAACACGTGTAGCGTGAAGGTTAAAATgtagacagtgtgtgtgttccacccAAAAGACACTTCATGTTCCTGGTCAGCTCCAGTATTTCGGGCCGGAGGTTCTCATGGTTGAGTTGTAGTGTTTGCTTTCAAGCACCTCTCCTTCCCTTCAGAGGCCGTTGAGATTCAAGACTTCTGCTCAGCAGAGGCTGTGGGCGTGGCCAAGCTCTCCGGCTTCACTATCTGGTAGGTGATCAAGTACTCCGGGTACGCCTGCAGACAGAGAACCTCCACATCAGACCTGCAGAGGGGTGGGGAAACATGCAACTGCACCCACACAAACAACATCCTTTACATTTTCCTCTATCAGCCAGGAAACAAGAACCGAGTCCACTGACACTTCCTGCTCACTTCCAACCACACTGTGACTCAATCTGACCATTTATTTCACCAATATCTGTTCCAGCATGTAGCATGAGCCAACTCCAGACGAGGAGGTAATGGTCAGCTGTGCTCCACTCACCTGCTCCCCACGGTAGATGACGTACTCGGCGTAGGCCAGCCCGTTGACACTGGGCCGACCAATCACGGAGTGGTGCCCCGGTGGAGCGTGGGCCATTTTCATGGCGCTAAACTGGAGAAAGGACTTTCCCAGCGTCACTCTGCAGAACAGCATCTGCCTGGAAGGTCAACATTTCAAAGGTCAGGCCCATGTCAGCTTCGACGGAGCGCCAGTGATTCTGCCGCACCTGTGGCACACGTAGCAGGACCGGTCTTTGTGGGTGGGACATCCGGTGCCTCCACCAATCCCGTACACGTACTGGTTGCTTTTGGAGGAATTCTCTGCAAAATAGATGCCGGCGCCGAACATGCCGCCGATGTACGCGTGGCGCTCGTCGAAGCCCTTGTGGATGATGGCGTTGATGAAGGGCGAACCTGgcaggagcagagggaggggagagaTGAAGAAACCAAAAATAGGCAGCAGAAGGAGGCATACTGAAAACCTTCATCGAGGAAGTGGTTTGGAGGCAACCAACTACTCTGACAAACGTTCAGACAGCAAGAGACCAACAGGAAATTTAGAATCCGAAAGACTTCCGACTAGCTTTGACAGCCAGAGGAAGCCTTCCAGGCACAACCAGAGTTGCAGCATTACTTTCAGTTTCCCTCTGTTCAGCACTAAAATATTTCAGAGAATCAGGACAGGCTGTTGTCCCGAGGCTGAAGTCCTGACTGAAACTGGTGCTGGAGCATGAACAGTGAGTTTTCAGGCTTCAGGTCTGAAGAGTTCCTCTGGTCGAAAACACTGAAATGGAAATTATTTAGAGTGATTTATAATTGCCTGAGTTCACAGGACATTCTAGGATAATCTAGGAAAATACACGTGACTTCCATGAAACCACACACGAGTTgggaaaaagtttttttttatatcccaTCAATTATAACATGtcaataaaaagacaaaaatactgACTGACccttcaacacattttcaaccAAAGACCCCCCCATTTTTTGAGGTTTTCCCTCAATAATGAGACAAAAATTGACAAACTACTTTACGGTGGAAAACCCTCCATATGTTTTGATACCACTGAGAGGTAGAGaagtagtaaaaataaaactctgCATAAAGAGCGCTTCTAAAGtgcaaatgtgaaagctttatTAATCGCAAGAATTATCAATAGGAATCATATCATACAGTCAAACCAGTATTCAAAGACAAGGTGTCATAAGGTCTGCAGGTGCTCCAAAGATTCCACCCAAAATTGCAGATAAAATGTCGCCTCTCTTTTTGCAGCAGGTGAAAAACTACGGAGGCCCCAAGGCTCCGTAGTTTGGAGATCTCGCAATATATTTTTGCAAGATCGCGCAATACTGAGGATAATACTACAATAAAATGAGGTTATGGGTTTATGCTACTGCTCCTTTCAGAGTtcaatggtgacaagtgagtgagggtggagcGAGATGCTGCTCTCGGGGTGAGAGAGAGTTCTGTTTTTTGAgagttgttgaggagagcgaggagctgcAATTGTTTCTGTCTTCTGGAGACCACgacacagtgtttgagtgaaataaaagaagaaactaaatcACGGaatggctgtttttgtctactaccAACAGATGCTACAGTACTTTTGCAACATCTCACGccgttcaaatgtattgattctgctAGTAGTCATGGAGGATGTATAAAACCATGCTTGCGACAAAGCATGGACTgtatgtcctcatattttagtccaatttcaaaataaaattcaattaagctttatttttttttttttggtcatgtccccttaggggctccgTACCAAACAAATGGCGTGTCAGGGATGGCAAAGTCAATAACTCTGTCGACTTGCTGCTCTGCTTCATTGACAATCAAGTGGCGTCTGCAGAAGGGGCCGGTTCATATTTCAGTGAGAGGGTTCAACTCAGTTCAaagtacaatgcagaaaagtaaagtatttgtgaaaaacaaatgcagctGTGTGAGGCCAATTGCGAATGCTGTGCTGAGAAGTGGCAGTCAGGTGCAGCCTCCTTCTCTGGGTCTGCGCTGGAGCTTGATGAGCCTCCTGCTCGCACAGCCCAGATTTCTGACTGCCACCTGTCGGTGCACAGGGTCTTTGACTGACAGCAAGTACAGCCTGCCACGATTGGGTAAGACACGTGCAGCAGAGGGAATACTGACGCTGCTAAACCAAAGTAGAGAAGCACCGAGCTCATCGAAAGTGACTCACAACCAGCAGTGATGGACCTGAAGGAGAGAGCGGAATTTGCTTTTCATCGAAGGGACAACACTGAAGACGAGCGCAAACACATCTTTGCCCACAGTCATAATAACATACTCCACAAAGTTTGACATCTGTCACTACCACAGCTCTTCTAGAAAACATATTGCACTGCAGCAGCTAAAATGTGTGAAAACTCAATGTGGCTTGACTTGAAAACAGTGGTGTAGAAGGTGGTATAACAGGCGTATAAGCAAACTTCAATACCGTGAAACAGCATCCGTTCATTGTGGTGATTGTGATTCTCATCCGCGATCTCC
It contains:
- the dusp4 gene encoding dual specificity protein phosphatase 4, with the protein product MEDLCEMDCPVLKRLLKDDSAKCLLLDCRSFLAFSAGHIRGAVNARCNTIVRRRAKGSVLSLEQVLAGDEEVRGRLRSGLYSAVVLYDERTPDSDTVKEDSTVTLVLNALCRDSSSCSIYFLKGGYDRFFTEYPDYCLKTKSLPTLSSQSSVDSSCSSCGTPHHDQGGPVEILPFLYLGSALHASKKEVLDAMGISALLNVSSDCPNHFEGAYQYKCIPVEDNHKEDISCWFLEAIEFIDSVRDTSGRVLVHCQAGISRSATICLAYLMKRKRVRLDEAFEFVRRRRSIISPNFSFMGQLLQFESQLLATSCAAEAAATASPLLGPKSSSTAASTTPTPTSPFIFNFPVSVVNSAYLHHSPITTSPGC